From Brassica oleracea var. oleracea cultivar TO1000 chromosome C3, BOL, whole genome shotgun sequence, a single genomic window includes:
- the LOC106335192 gene encoding CLAVATA3/ESR (CLE)-related protein 21-like — protein sequence MLLFSSRYAMKRDVVIIVIIFILVLIIFSRSSSSQAAGSFITTKRKHSLSVARVKNHHEFVITEMSTFNKFRGRSSKFRRKIDGNEDEEEKRIIPAGPNPLHNR from the coding sequence ATGTTATTATTTTCTTCACGGTATGCAATGAAACGGGATGTTGTAATCATTGTGATTATCTTTATCTTAGTTTTAATCATTTTTTCGCGTTCAAGCTCGAGCCAAGCTGCAGGAAGTTTCATCACCACAAAAAGAAAGCATAGTTTGAGCGTTGCTCGAGTTAAGAATCATCACGAGTTTGTGATCACGGAGATGTCAACGTTTAATAAATTCAGAGGAAGATCATCTAAATTTAGGAGAAAGATAGACGGTAACGAAGACGAAGAAGAGAAGCGAATCATCCCGGCAGGTCCAAACCCGTTGCACAACAGGTAG
- the LOC106335191 gene encoding cyclin-dependent kinase C-2-like, which produces MWSVACLFAELLNGEPIFPGKTEIDQLKKIYELCGSPDENNWPGVSEMPLYERFKPSLPLKSRVIETYGHFDAHALELLECMLVLDPPKRISAKDALDSDYFWSEPLPCEPKRLLASYKSSHELQTKKKRKSMPRKTARF; this is translated from the exons ATGTGGTCGGTTGCTTGCTTATTTGCTGAGCTTTTGAATGGAGAACCAATCTTTCCTGGAAAAACTGAG ATTGACCAGTTGAAGAAGATTTATGAGCTTTGTGGATCACCTGATGAAAACAATTGGCCTGGGGTTTCCGAGATGCCTTTGTATGAACGATTTAAACCATCACTGCCTCTGAAGAGCCGCGTAATAGAGACATACGGACA CTTTGATGCTCATGCTCTTGAACTACTGGAGTGTATGTTGGTGCTGGACCCGCCAAAG AGAATATCCGCAAAAGATGCCCTTGATTCAGATTACTTTTGGAGTGAGCCGTTACCGTGTGAACCAAAGAG ACTACTAGCTTCATATAAATCATCACATGAGCTCCAGACCAAGAAAAAGCGGAAGTCGATGCCTCGAAAAACAGCCAG GTTTTGA
- the LOC106331505 gene encoding probable mitochondrial adenine nucleotide transporter BTL3: protein MRGLDRWIAEAIRSESSDLDRQNKILGGLFLDESLPSSSVSFVSSKSCSVSSCLFVRKSSALKLRRRNGNRGGPLFSSVSLSINESNGEEDEEGGEGCNGQHVYKSPPLKENGSGALNTTKHLWAGAFAAMVSRTCIAPLERMKLEYIVRGEQRNLLGLIQRIATTEGIRGFWKGNLVNILRTAPFKSINFYAYDTYRGQLLRLSGNEETTNFERFVAGAAAGVTASLLCLPLDTIRTVMVAPGGEALGGVVGAFRHMIQTEGFFSLYKGLVPSLVSMAPAGAVFYGVYDILKSAYLHTPEGKKRLEHMKQEGEELNAFDQLELGPMRTLLYGAIAGACSEAATYPFEVVRRHLQMQSHARKLSTVATCVKIIEQGGVPALYAGLIPSLLQVLPSAAISYFVYEFMKVVMKVESAQ from the exons ATGCGTGGCCTTGATCGATGGATTGCTGAGGCAATCAGATCAGAATCGTCGGATCTCGATCGTCAAAATAAAATCCTAGGGGGATTGTTTCTCGACGAATCTCTTCCTTCCTCGTCCGTCTCCTTTGTCTCCTCTAAGAGCTGTTCAGTCAGTTCGTGTCTCTTTGTCCGAAAGTCGAGTGCTTTGAAGCTTAGGAGACGAAACGGGAACAGAGGAGGACCTCTGTTTTCGTCAGTCAGTTTATCTATAAATGAGAGTAATGGCGAGGAAGACGAAGAAGGTGGTGAAGGGTGTAATGGTCAACACGTGTACAAGTCTCCTCCGCTGAAGGAGAATGGATCAGGAGCTCTCAACACCACCAAGCATTTATGGGCTGGAGCTTTTGCAGCCATGGTTTCAAG AACTTGCATTGCACCTCTTGAGCGGATGAAGCTAGAGTACATTGTCCGTGGAGAGCAACGGAATCTTCTTGGACTCATTCAGAGGATTGCTACCACTGAAGGGATTAGAGGATTCTGGAAAGGGAACTTGGTTAATATTCTCCGGACCGCTCCTTTCAAGTCCATCAACTTCTATGCTTATGACACATACAGAGGCCAGCTTCTGAGATTGTCTGGAAACGAAGAAACCACTAACTTCGAGAGGTTTGTGGCCGGTGCAGCTGCTGGAGTTACTGCTAGTTTGCTCTGTCTACCACTCGATACC ATAAGAACGGTTATGGTGGCTCCTGGCGGAGAGGCATTAGGCGGTGTGGTTGGTGCGTTCCGTCACATGATTCAAACGGAAGGTTTCTTCTCGTTATACAAAGGTCTTGTGCCTTCTCTCGTTAGTATGGCTCCGGCGGGAGCTGTGTTCTACGGTGTCTATGATATTTTGAAGTCAGCTTACCTTCACACACCGGAAGGTAAGAAACGGCTTGAACACATGAAACAAGAAGGTGAAGAGCTAAACGCTTTCGATCAGCTGGAGCTTGGTCCAATGAGAACTTTGTTGTATGGAGCAATCGCTGGGGCTTGCTCGGAAGCAGCTACTTATCCGTTTGAAGTTGTGAGAAGGCATTTGCAAATGCAGTCGCATGCGAGAAAGTTGAGCACTGTGGCTACTTGTGTGAAGATCATTGAGCAAGGAGGTGTTCCTGCGTTATATGCTGGCTTGATTCCCAGCTTATTGCAG GTTTTACCTTCGGCAGCGATTAGTTACTTTGTGTATGAGTTCATGAAAGTTGTCATGAAGGTGGAATCAGCACAATAG